A genomic stretch from Sulfurimonas sediminis includes:
- a CDS encoding IS1634 family transposase, with protein sequence MYIRKKKNTSGSISIQIIKKIKGKSKVIESIGCSKDPDKIERLLKKAHKRIKELEPTLFDSVKQEEQKLKFLPISNEQVIPIGDELFFGAIFDRIFNKKTIFQSVYKANDKHELFKALVISRILYPGSKLYLSDYLFYFKKKEISDEAIYRLVDSLYKDEVKQRIEEAVYKDTLAKVGGKIAVCFYDVTTLFFESESEDDLRRIGFSKEGKLARPQIQLGLFTTLQGYPLSYEVYHGKKYEGHTLLEALLNFQKKFKLKNKPIVVADRGMLNDANIAFLENNGYKYILGAKIKMLPSGIKDKIINLTFIDDNVTHEINIHKTITYKQDKQKHSLDISQRLILTYSSQRAKKDKYLREKALDKLKAKIEYSTNLTKNDLKLSHYAKYLDIVDDCKVEFRLNHNKVLQDSKLDGLKGYLTNDTTLSHKDIIEHYQNLWHIEKAFRISKTDLQIRPIHHRLEHRIKAHILISFVAYAIYKEFEIKTREIKKEYQISYKILRDLIKHVFAIKFDDGEIFPIKLSEVQQKFYDALHS encoded by the coding sequence ATGTATATCAGAAAAAAGAAAAATACAAGTGGTTCAATAAGTATCCAGATTATAAAAAAGATAAAGGGTAAATCTAAAGTAATTGAGAGTATAGGATGCTCAAAAGATCCAGATAAAATAGAAAGACTTTTAAAAAAAGCTCATAAACGAATAAAAGAGTTAGAGCCTACACTATTTGATAGTGTAAAGCAAGAGGAACAAAAACTAAAATTTTTGCCAATATCAAATGAACAAGTAATACCCATAGGTGATGAGTTATTTTTTGGTGCGATATTTGACAGGATTTTCAATAAAAAAACTATTTTTCAATCAGTTTATAAAGCAAATGATAAACATGAGCTTTTTAAAGCACTTGTTATCTCAAGAATACTCTACCCAGGCAGTAAACTTTATCTGAGTGATTATCTTTTTTATTTTAAAAAGAAAGAGATTAGTGATGAAGCGATATACCGATTGGTAGATAGTCTCTATAAAGATGAAGTAAAACAAAGAATTGAAGAAGCTGTATATAAAGATACACTTGCAAAAGTAGGTGGTAAAATAGCAGTATGCTTTTATGATGTAACAACTCTGTTTTTTGAAAGTGAAAGTGAAGATGATTTAAGACGCATAGGCTTTTCCAAAGAGGGCAAATTGGCTCGTCCTCAAATACAACTTGGACTATTTACAACCTTACAAGGCTATCCACTCTCCTATGAGGTGTATCACGGTAAAAAATATGAAGGGCACACACTTCTTGAAGCACTACTAAACTTTCAAAAGAAATTTAAACTTAAAAACAAACCTATTGTAGTAGCAGACAGAGGAATGCTCAATGATGCAAATATTGCTTTTTTAGAAAATAATGGATACAAATATATACTCGGTGCAAAAATTAAAATGTTACCAAGTGGTATCAAAGATAAAATTATAAATCTGACGTTTATTGATGATAACGTAACCCATGAAATAAATATCCACAAAACCATAACATATAAACAAGATAAACAAAAACATTCTCTTGATATATCCCAAAGGCTCATCCTGACATATTCATCACAAAGAGCGAAAAAAGACAAATACCTAAGAGAAAAAGCTTTAGATAAACTCAAAGCAAAAATAGAGTATTCAACAAACCTGACCAAAAACGATTTAAAACTCTCCCATTATGCAAAATATTTGGATATTGTAGATGACTGTAAGGTGGAGTTTAGACTCAATCATAATAAAGTTTTACAAGATAGTAAGCTTGATGGACTAAAAGGGTATTTAACAAACGATACTACACTTTCCCATAAAGATATAATAGAACATTACCAAAATCTCTGGCATATTGAAAAAGCTTTTAGAATCTCAAAAACAGATTTGCAAATACGACCAATACATCATAGGTTAGAACACCGTATAAAGGCTCATATCCTCATTAGCTTTGTAGCTTATGCCATATATAAAGAGTTTGAAATAAAAACAAGAGAGATTAAAAAAGAGTATCAAATATCATATAAAATTTTACGAGATTTAATTAAACATGTATTTGCTATAAAGTTCGATGATGGTGAGATATTTCCCATTAAGCTATCAGAAGTCCAGCAAAAGTTTTATGATGCTTTACATAGCTAA
- a CDS encoding transketolase-like TK C-terminal-containing protein codes for MQEKGLFANVVSVPCYDLFIEQDQNYINEIILQDTKKVAIEAARGLEWYRLADVVIGMDTFGASAPAKELFEKFGYTVEAILEKLN; via the coding sequence ATTCAGGAAAAAGGTCTTTTTGCCAATGTTGTTTCTGTTCCGTGTTATGACTTGTTTATAGAACAGGATCAGAACTATATCAATGAAATCATTCTTCAGGATACAAAAAAAGTAGCTATCGAAGCAGCGCGCGGACTGGAGTGGTACCGTTTAGCCGATGTTGTCATAGGCATGGATACTTTCGGAGCATCGGCACCTGCAAAAGAACTGTTTGAGAAGTTTGGATATACTGTAGAAGCAATTTTGGAAAAACTGAACTGA
- a CDS encoding GGDEF domain-containing protein — MKNILDFFILEKESDFCNRRSIVIKFALIATIVLFSLFACINLLIQQYWAAIIDSISAVVSILSYIYMQKTGNILLSIRIVTFNIVVFFLVFAYISQATHFSLIWTIFVPIFAIISNGKKVGLYFSLLFYTLLFALSYHYINVWNAGEWHFVDWVRLVLASTILTLCMYIYEALLDAAQQDLQLARAKERQRSEELHQQSVTDQLTGLYNRRYYDNMIDKLSFLAKRQELCITFFILDIDYFKYYNDYYGHIKGDETLIQVANVLQEHIQRGDDFVFRLGGEEFAGIILSNEKEKTHQWISQLTTIIENLKIEHKASKISDFLTVSIGIATLEHLDGEKNIDLLYKYADKALYAAKYGGRNQSRIAQES, encoded by the coding sequence ATGAAGAATATATTAGATTTTTTTATCCTGGAAAAAGAGAGTGATTTTTGTAACAGACGTTCTATTGTCATAAAATTTGCCTTGATTGCCACTATTGTTCTCTTTTCGCTTTTTGCCTGTATCAACCTTCTGATTCAGCAGTACTGGGCAGCGATTATAGACTCCATCTCTGCCGTAGTCAGTATACTTTCTTATATTTATATGCAAAAAACGGGCAATATTCTTCTGTCCATCCGTATAGTGACTTTCAATATTGTTGTCTTTTTTCTTGTTTTTGCATATATTTCACAGGCGACTCATTTCTCTTTAATCTGGACTATTTTTGTTCCCATTTTTGCCATTATCAGTAACGGTAAAAAAGTCGGGTTGTATTTTTCACTCCTGTTTTACACCCTTCTTTTTGCTCTTTCCTACCATTATATCAATGTATGGAATGCAGGTGAGTGGCACTTTGTAGACTGGGTACGGCTGGTACTTGCTTCTACAATTCTTACGCTCTGCATGTATATTTATGAAGCCCTTTTGGATGCGGCTCAACAGGATTTACAGCTTGCAAGAGCCAAAGAACGCCAAAGAAGCGAAGAGTTGCATCAGCAGTCTGTTACAGATCAGCTCACCGGTTTGTACAACAGAAGATATTATGACAATATGATCGACAAACTCTCTTTTTTGGCAAAACGCCAGGAGCTTTGTATCACTTTTTTTATTTTGGATATTGACTATTTTAAATACTATAATGATTATTACGGGCATATAAAAGGGGATGAAACGCTCATACAGGTAGCAAATGTACTCCAGGAACACATACAAAGAGGTGATGATTTTGTTTTCAGACTCGGAGGAGAAGAGTTTGCGGGTATCATTCTTTCAAACGAAAAAGAAAAAACACATCAGTGGATATCCCAACTTACCACAATCATAGAAAACCTGAAAATAGAGCACAAAGCCTCGAAAATATCAGATTTTCTGACTGTAAGTATAGGCATTGCTACCCTTGAGCATCTTGATGGTGAAAAAAATATTGATTTGCTGTATAAATATGCGGACAAGGCTCTGTATGCCGCCAAATATGGCGGGAGAAATCAGAGCCGGATTGCTCAGGAGAGCTAA
- a CDS encoding putative bifunctional diguanylate cyclase/phosphodiesterase codes for MKNLAKIYFFIFILIAVGIGYLYFSLQHTTQKLSANVNRLFIQQADEFAKNISREIIQQLPQDENFFDALFEGEYLREELEREISLIATGTYKYVFVLYRDETGTYRYLLDGSKKEKGEFGEKLHVNKKIWDQVWKNACSHVFYHKQLETLWVTYLYPVVIHGKTQAIIAIDFSNNIEKQIHAALLPLKTILFSIFAAIFFMFIVILLQLYFTYKTKRENLTDPLTGAYNRNYLREFLNNVQIENYKILMVDIDHFKQVNDTYGHQTGDKILQEVAKIIKNTIRDEDRLIRFGGEEFIIFIKKSSGLASECKVAQRIRENIAATNFHYNNQDLRITASIGVTCRPQTFKTVSDAIKHADEMLYVAKRDGRNQVVLDVTDTQKETGKQKLIPVYEVQEAIEEGRVVCYYQPIFHIKSRKIHKYEALVRIQNRDGSITPPMEFLPVVMHTNIYNLLTKTILGIVFEKIKENRVSISINLNFSDIIDKNIFSLILNELEQNKEYAHWLIIELLEYEPLDNSSEIFVKNLRMMKACGVKIAIDDFGSGFANYTLFQSLPIDIVKIDASIIKNIDKSNISKSITKSILTLTNALSIETVAEFVHSQSVLKTLEDMDVDYAQGYYLGKPEATISSFE; via the coding sequence ATGAAAAATCTGGCAAAAATATATTTTTTTATTTTTATTTTAATCGCTGTCGGCATCGGATACCTCTACTTTTCACTGCAGCATACGACACAGAAACTATCTGCAAATGTCAACAGACTCTTTATCCAGCAGGCAGACGAATTTGCAAAAAACATATCCCGTGAGATAATACAGCAGTTGCCGCAGGATGAAAATTTTTTTGATGCACTTTTTGAGGGAGAGTATCTCAGAGAAGAACTGGAACGGGAAATAAGTCTGATTGCAACAGGCACATACAAATATGTTTTTGTGCTCTACAGAGATGAAACAGGAACCTACAGATATCTTCTTGATGGCAGTAAAAAGGAGAAGGGTGAATTTGGAGAAAAACTGCATGTAAACAAAAAGATATGGGATCAGGTCTGGAAAAATGCCTGCAGTCATGTTTTTTACCACAAACAACTCGAGACTCTTTGGGTTACCTATCTTTATCCTGTTGTAATACACGGAAAAACGCAGGCAATAATTGCCATAGATTTTTCAAACAATATAGAAAAACAGATACATGCAGCACTCTTACCGCTCAAGACCATTCTCTTTTCAATTTTTGCCGCAATTTTTTTCATGTTTATTGTCATACTGCTGCAACTCTATTTTACATACAAAACAAAAAGAGAAAATCTTACAGATCCGCTTACCGGAGCATACAACAGGAACTATTTACGGGAATTTTTAAACAATGTACAGATAGAAAACTACAAAATACTGATGGTGGACATAGATCATTTTAAGCAGGTCAATGATACCTACGGACACCAGACAGGAGACAAAATACTGCAGGAAGTTGCAAAAATTATAAAAAATACAATCCGTGATGAAGACAGGCTCATCCGTTTTGGCGGTGAAGAATTTATCATATTTATCAAAAAAAGCAGCGGTCTAGCTTCTGAATGCAAAGTTGCACAACGAATCAGAGAAAATATCGCTGCGACAAATTTTCATTATAACAACCAGGATCTTCGCATCACTGCTTCCATAGGCGTTACATGCAGACCGCAAACATTTAAAACGGTAAGTGATGCCATTAAACACGCAGACGAAATGCTCTATGTTGCCAAAAGAGACGGGCGCAACCAGGTTGTACTGGATGTCACAGACACACAAAAAGAAACAGGAAAACAGAAACTCATTCCGGTGTATGAGGTACAAGAAGCGATAGAAGAGGGAAGAGTTGTTTGTTACTATCAACCCATATTCCATATAAAAAGCAGAAAAATTCATAAATACGAAGCACTTGTGAGAATTCAAAACAGAGACGGCAGCATTACTCCCCCGATGGAGTTTTTACCGGTTGTCATGCATACAAATATATACAATTTACTGACAAAGACCATCTTGGGTATTGTTTTTGAAAAAATCAAAGAAAACAGAGTCTCCATAAGCATCAATCTAAACTTTTCGGATATTATTGATAAAAATATATTCTCTCTGATTCTCAATGAATTGGAACAGAACAAAGAATATGCCCACTGGCTGATTATAGAGTTGCTGGAGTATGAACCACTCGACAATTCAAGTGAAATATTTGTAAAAAATCTGCGAATGATGAAAGCCTGCGGTGTAAAAATAGCTATAGATGATTTTGGAAGCGGATTTGCAAACTATACACTGTTTCAGTCACTGCCGATAGACATAGTCAAAATAGATGCCTCTATCATTAAAAATATAGACAAATCAAACATCTCCAAATCAATCACAAAGTCTATTCTCACGCTGACAAATGCACTCAGCATAGAAACTGTGGCTGAATTTGTTCACTCGCAAAGTGTTTTAAAAACCCTTGAAGATATGGATGTTGATTATGCGCAGGGGTATTATCTTGGCAAACCTGAAGCGACTATCAGTTCCTTCGAATAA
- a CDS encoding TonB-dependent receptor plug domain-containing protein → MRFLFLIGLCTALFSQELHSLLDAYKKESDLSKVTKRDTSGFLEIYTREDLERMQAHNLLDVLKTVPGLYLKRGANNLTLFTTASAQSTPVTFSRIYINDHDMTSSSFGSGFLIWGEMPIEYIDHIEIYKATSSMEFGNENASIIVKLYTKDAARDNGSKVRMIGDSRGGYDANIYTTDITKNGISYFAYANSDDIRRKTYHNTYNNKTYDFKSDKKGYNLYGSLGYKDYKLEFGKYSKKNDSFIGIGTYKTPEGGGLDAQQFYIHLSKKFPERLKLQISYDNLEYSRQYNDENGIRIANAPLINSYNIKFNDDIFSVILEKKFQNDANTLFIGSFYKYKAFTAQGDYYDTTLTYRHRNQLSNSLNLVSIYAEDTYAINDTTHILASVKGDFFRYQKDVKSQNEYLAKIGFVKAAGRTRFKFSYSKTYIPLAFYQLYNPENIPYRANPQLNAPKMDLFTTGVYYQDQTKKHKFSLEFVHATLKDTLVYDPSTANGWVNSKEDIYKELLEIGYRYKFDLDNKIVCNIDFGRNSKDINFSPAFETTIRAYNRYRKFDFYNELIYRTSYTLYDIYTKASLDFTSAVKYNYSNDFSIGIRGENILNRGFTLPYKGISYTIPVTDQKFFLNVEYTF, encoded by the coding sequence ATGAGATTTTTATTTCTGATAGGTTTGTGTACAGCACTTTTTTCCCAGGAACTCCACTCTTTGCTTGATGCCTACAAAAAAGAGTCTGATCTCTCAAAAGTAACAAAAAGGGACACCTCGGGATTTCTTGAGATATATACAAGAGAAGATCTTGAAAGAATGCAGGCACATAACCTTCTGGATGTTTTAAAAACTGTACCGGGCCTTTATCTCAAGAGAGGGGCAAACAACCTGACACTTTTCACAACAGCCTCTGCCCAGAGTACCCCTGTCACTTTTTCAAGAATTTATATCAATGACCATGATATGACATCCAGCTCTTTTGGAAGCGGCTTTTTAATCTGGGGCGAGATGCCTATAGAGTATATTGACCACATAGAAATTTACAAAGCAACCTCTTCCATGGAATTCGGAAACGAAAATGCTTCAATCATTGTCAAACTCTACACAAAAGATGCGGCACGCGACAATGGTTCAAAAGTAAGGATGATAGGCGATTCGCGAGGAGGCTATGATGCCAACATCTATACAACCGACATCACAAAAAACGGTATAAGCTATTTTGCTTATGCCAACAGTGACGATATACGCAGAAAGACGTATCATAACACCTACAACAACAAAACATATGATTTTAAAAGTGATAAAAAAGGCTACAATCTTTACGGTTCTCTCGGCTACAAAGACTATAAACTGGAATTTGGAAAATATTCTAAAAAAAATGACAGTTTTATAGGGATAGGAACATACAAAACACCTGAGGGAGGAGGACTTGATGCCCAACAGTTTTACATACATCTGAGTAAAAAATTTCCCGAGAGACTAAAACTGCAAATCTCCTACGACAACCTTGAATACAGCAGACAATACAATGATGAGAACGGCATACGCATTGCCAATGCCCCTCTTATCAACAGCTACAATATAAAATTTAACGATGACATCTTTTCTGTCATTTTGGAAAAAAAGTTTCAAAACGATGCAAACACTCTTTTTATAGGTTCTTTTTACAAATATAAGGCTTTTACGGCTCAGGGAGACTATTATGACACCACTTTGACATACAGACACAGAAACCAACTCTCAAACAGCCTGAATCTGGTTTCTATTTACGCAGAAGACACCTATGCGATCAACGATACCACGCATATTTTGGCTTCGGTGAAAGGAGATTTTTTTCGTTATCAAAAAGATGTAAAATCGCAGAATGAATACCTTGCCAAAATCGGTTTTGTCAAAGCCGCAGGAAGGACCCGATTTAAATTTTCATACAGTAAAACATATATTCCTCTTGCTTTTTATCAACTCTACAATCCCGAAAATATTCCATACAGGGCAAATCCCCAACTTAATGCACCAAAAATGGATCTCTTTACAACAGGAGTCTATTATCAGGATCAGACCAAAAAGCATAAATTCTCTCTGGAATTTGTTCATGCCACGCTCAAGGATACACTTGTTTATGATCCGAGCACGGCGAATGGCTGGGTAAACAGCAAGGAGGACATATACAAAGAGCTTCTGGAAATTGGTTACAGATACAAGTTTGATCTTGACAATAAAATTGTATGCAATATTGACTTTGGGCGAAACAGTAAAGATATAAACTTTTCACCTGCTTTTGAAACAACAATACGTGCATACAACAGATACAGAAAATTTGATTTTTACAATGAACTGATTTATCGAACTTCTTATACACTTTATGATATATATACAAAAGCCAGTCTTGACTTTACCTCTGCTGTAAAATACAACTACTCAAACGATTTTTCCATAGGCATCCGGGGTGAAAACATATTAAACCGCGGCTTTACTCTGCCATACAAAGGCATTTCCTATACAATTCCGGTGACTGACCAGAAGTTTTTTCTGAATGTGGAGTACACTTTTTAA
- a CDS encoding SagB family peptide dehydrogenase codes for MNKELQTVFHYHETTKHSQKRYAKSLGYMDWATQPDPFRIYKGAKSLTLPLSFDNPTPPYSLLDEELPSAPLMLESLSQLLQFSMGIAAWKSSGGSSWAVRCNASSGNLHPTESYLILPPMMGGAKSSVSHYAPKNHALEILAEFDTNFFETLPNESFLIALSSIAWREAWKYGERAFRYVQLDAGHAWQALVVSAKMLGWKITRIDNVSDKQIAKIIGLDQENRFFEDEKPDMLLIVSKEESSPNLDVTPLIDALPNKYEGIANKLSPSIYEWKLIDEVEKATSVMQISQAQRDRCKVAREPSRESKEVVLSRRSVHVMDKEKSKISKKQFHALLRSVDCSLDGKENAAHLAIFVHRVEEYDQGLYLHVRNQKDLEDFKKEFHDAFLWRKTDFENLYLLEIADFTKASKIISCNQDIASDGAFSLGMICRYSEELLAYNAHRYKELYWECGMTGQQLYLEATALGLSGTGIGCFLDDLMNVNVLGLKNNLYQSLYHFTVGVGYVDSRIETKPAY; via the coding sequence ATGAATAAAGAACTCCAAACAGTGTTTCACTACCATGAAACAACCAAACATTCCCAAAAAAGATATGCAAAATCTTTAGGCTATATGGACTGGGCGACACAGCCTGATCCTTTTCGTATTTACAAAGGTGCAAAGAGCTTAACACTTCCTTTAAGTTTTGACAATCCCACACCGCCCTATTCTCTTTTGGATGAGGAACTGCCCTCTGCACCTCTGATGCTGGAGTCCCTCTCTCAACTGTTACAGTTTTCTATGGGCATTGCCGCATGGAAAAGTTCCGGAGGAAGTTCTTGGGCTGTACGGTGTAATGCCTCAAGCGGAAACCTGCATCCCACAGAGTCTTATCTGATTTTGCCACCGATGATGGGCGGTGCCAAGAGCAGTGTGTCTCATTATGCTCCAAAAAATCATGCACTTGAAATTCTTGCCGAGTTTGACACTAATTTTTTTGAAACACTTCCCAACGAGAGTTTTTTGATAGCTCTTTCAAGCATAGCCTGGCGTGAAGCATGGAAATACGGTGAACGTGCTTTTCGCTATGTCCAACTCGATGCAGGGCATGCCTGGCAGGCACTGGTTGTTTCGGCAAAAATGCTTGGCTGGAAAATTACAAGGATTGACAACGTCAGTGATAAACAGATTGCAAAAATTATCGGGCTTGATCAGGAAAACAGATTTTTTGAAGATGAAAAGCCTGATATGCTTTTGATTGTTTCCAAAGAAGAGAGTTCCCCAAATCTGGATGTAACACCGCTGATAGACGCACTTCCAAACAAATATGAAGGCATAGCCAACAAACTCAGTCCTTCAATTTATGAGTGGAAACTTATAGACGAAGTTGAAAAAGCGACTTCAGTAATGCAGATTTCACAGGCACAGAGAGACAGATGCAAGGTTGCAAGAGAGCCGAGTCGTGAGTCAAAAGAGGTGGTGCTCAGCAGGAGAAGTGTCCATGTAATGGATAAAGAAAAATCCAAAATTTCCAAAAAACAGTTTCATGCACTACTACGCTCTGTGGATTGTTCCCTTGATGGTAAAGAAAATGCCGCCCACCTGGCAATATTTGTCCACAGAGTTGAGGAGTATGACCAGGGACTCTACTTACATGTAAGGAATCAAAAAGATTTAGAAGACTTCAAAAAAGAGTTTCATGATGCATTTCTTTGGAGAAAAACAGACTTTGAAAATCTCTATCTTCTAGAAATTGCTGATTTTACGAAAGCCTCCAAAATCATAAGCTGTAATCAGGATATAGCCAGTGACGGCGCCTTTTCTCTGGGTATGATATGCAGATACTCCGAAGAACTGCTGGCTTACAATGCCCACAGATACAAAGAACTCTACTGGGAATGCGGCATGACAGGACAGCAGCTCTATCTTGAAGCCACAGCACTCGGGCTTTCAGGTACAGGCATCGGCTGTTTTTTAGATGATCTGATGAATGTCAATGTTCTCGGACTCAAAAACAATCTGTACCAGAGTCTCTACCATTTTACGGTAGGTGTCGGTTATGTTGACTCCAGAATTGAGACAAAACCGGCGTATTAA
- a CDS encoding protein adenylyltransferase SelO: MKFSDLQLTTPYLALDTLFYDRVEPTPLEKPFLVAASQDAAKLLGIDEDVTMDEALVKIVNAEMKLKGSQSFAMCYAGHQFGCFVPRLGDGRAVNLGKVNGQNLQLKGAGTTLYSRQGDGRAVLRSSIREFLMSEAMHGLGISTSRALALIGSDTDVPRERWEKGAIVLRLCPTWVRFGTFEYFSAAEETQKLQQLADYVIDESYPELKNEEDKYLKMYEKAVQKSAKTVAKWQAYGFNHGVLNTDNMAIDGSTIDYGPFAFLDIYDPNYVCNRSDTQGRYSFRGQPGIVHWNLSRLALALTPLINHDAALEVLEDTFGDVYETEYTRLMYKRMGLQTKEEKDLSLLKLMLRSLEQSVIDYNVFFRKLSVYQGKRSEILELAVYKEYLERWLDTYDARVKKESFSDEQRHKNMLHVNPKYILKNHILQEAVEKAQKNDFSMVNDLLRVALAPFDEHPELEYLAKPTPQSAKNLKLSCSS, encoded by the coding sequence ATGAAATTTTCTGACTTACAACTGACAACGCCTTACCTTGCTTTGGATACACTTTTTTATGACAGAGTGGAACCGACACCGCTTGAAAAACCTTTTCTTGTTGCAGCCTCACAGGATGCTGCAAAACTTTTGGGTATAGATGAAGATGTTACTATGGACGAAGCACTTGTAAAAATTGTCAACGCAGAGATGAAACTAAAGGGTTCTCAGAGTTTTGCAATGTGTTATGCGGGACATCAGTTTGGCTGTTTTGTGCCACGTTTGGGAGATGGCAGAGCTGTTAATCTTGGCAAGGTAAACGGACAAAATTTACAGCTTAAAGGTGCGGGAACTACACTCTATTCCCGTCAGGGTGATGGTAGAGCGGTTTTGCGTTCGAGTATACGTGAGTTTTTGATGTCTGAGGCAATGCATGGTCTTGGTATCAGCACATCAAGAGCCCTGGCCCTCATCGGCAGTGATACCGATGTGCCCCGTGAAAGATGGGAAAAAGGGGCTATAGTCTTGCGTCTTTGTCCGACATGGGTGCGTTTTGGAACTTTTGAGTACTTCAGTGCGGCAGAAGAAACACAAAAACTGCAGCAGTTAGCTGATTATGTCATAGATGAATCGTATCCTGAACTTAAAAATGAGGAAGATAAATATCTGAAAATGTATGAAAAGGCAGTGCAAAAGAGTGCCAAAACAGTGGCAAAATGGCAGGCATACGGATTTAACCACGGTGTGCTCAATACTGACAATATGGCAATAGACGGCAGCACCATAGACTATGGTCCGTTTGCTTTTTTGGATATATATGATCCAAATTATGTTTGCAACCGTTCTGATACACAGGGGCGTTACAGTTTCAGAGGTCAGCCGGGCATTGTACACTGGAACCTGTCCCGACTCGCTTTGGCACTGACACCGCTAATCAACCATGATGCCGCGCTGGAAGTTCTTGAAGATACCTTTGGTGATGTTTATGAGACAGAATATACCCGGTTGATGTATAAACGCATGGGACTGCAAACAAAAGAGGAAAAAGATCTCTCTTTGTTAAAATTAATGTTACGGAGTTTAGAACAGTCTGTAATAGATTACAATGTATTTTTTCGAAAACTTTCAGTATATCAAGGGAAAAGAAGTGAAATTTTAGAGCTTGCAGTTTATAAAGAATATCTTGAACGCTGGTTGGATACATATGATGCCAGAGTGAAAAAAGAGAGTTTTTCAGACGAGCAAAGACACAAAAACATGTTACATGTAAATCCGAAATATATACTGAAAAACCATATACTGCAAGAAGCTGTTGAAAAAGCGCAAAAAAATGATTTTTCTATGGTAAATGATTTACTCCGTGTGGCACTTGCACCCTTTGATGAACATCCGGAGTTGGAATATCTTGCAAAACCGACACCACAGAGTGCAAAAAATCTAAAACTGAGCTGTTCAAGTTAA
- a CDS encoding AEC family transporter: MSSIIFSILSIYVFIVMGYIAKRSFKEQIDEKTITLLNVYFLQVFLTFWGLLLHPVDITLLYAPAVYLVIVMLVLVLSALFAVKLFADKKEYSIAMVASIIGNTGNLGIPLNIAIFGEASIPYTTVVNLVNVFVVYTIGVYFYSRGNFDAKTSLKNIFKLPILWAAIIAIVLSVNHYTPADAVMNMLMMGAYASMTMQLFLFGIYMYDIKIRTINKKLIGWVMSLKFVLLPLVAFVILYNVNLAPMIKGVIFIELLMPLAVANVNLASLYDCKPKLVTALVFLSSVLFLGVVFFGVSILKYL, from the coding sequence ATGAGTTCAATTATTTTTTCTATTTTAAGTATTTATGTTTTTATCGTGATGGGATACATCGCCAAACGCAGCTTTAAAGAACAGATAGATGAGAAAACCATTACACTCTTAAATGTCTACTTTTTACAGGTTTTTTTGACTTTTTGGGGACTTTTACTGCATCCTGTAGATATTACACTGCTCTATGCACCTGCTGTCTATCTTGTCATTGTTATGCTTGTCCTTGTGTTGTCTGCTCTTTTTGCCGTAAAACTCTTTGCAGACAAAAAAGAGTACTCTATCGCCATGGTGGCTTCCATCATAGGCAACACAGGCAATCTCGGCATTCCTTTAAACATAGCTATCTTCGGGGAAGCTTCCATTCCCTACACAACCGTTGTCAACCTTGTGAATGTTTTTGTTGTTTACACGATAGGAGTTTATTTTTATTCGCGTGGGAATTTTGATGCCAAAACCTCTCTGAAAAACATCTTCAAACTCCCCATTCTCTGGGCAGCCATCATTGCCATTGTACTCAGTGTTAATCACTATACACCCGCAGATGCCGTTATGAATATGCTGATGATGGGTGCCTATGCTTCCATGACTATGCAGCTGTTTTTGTTTGGCATCTACATGTATGACATTAAAATACGGACAATAAACAAAAAACTCATTGGCTGGGTCATGTCGCTCAAATTTGTACTCCTGCCGCTTGTCGCTTTTGTCATTTTATACAATGTCAATTTGGCACCGATGATAAAAGGGGTGATATTTATAGAACTGCTGATGCCGCTTGCCGTTGCCAATGTCAACCTGGCTTCACTCTATGATTGTAAACCAAAACTTGTGACGGCTTTGGTATTTCTCTCTTCTGTTTTATTTTTAGGCGTTGTCTTTTTTGGTGTTTCCATACTCAAATATCTTTAA